In Hymenobacter chitinivorans DSM 11115, a single window of DNA contains:
- a CDS encoding T9SS type A sorting domain-containing protein codes for YGSYTVVVSAGGCAAAPSAALVVSSSVKPLAGTSLSIFPNPTSQNTVTVELSGYTKATELSIFNSLGQLVYTTTAQGSAGTRQVTLEFNHQPAGVYTLRAKTDGGLDVRRIIKE; via the coding sequence TACGGCTCCTACACGGTGGTCGTCTCCGCCGGCGGCTGCGCGGCGGCTCCCTCGGCTGCTCTCGTCGTAAGCTCCAGTGTCAAGCCCCTGGCCGGTACTTCGCTGTCCATCTTCCCCAACCCCACCAGCCAGAACACGGTGACGGTGGAGCTGAGCGGCTACACCAAGGCTACCGAGCTGAGCATCTTCAACAGCCTAGGGCAGCTGGTGTACACCACCACGGCCCAGGGCAGCGCTGGCACCCGCCAGGTAACCCTGGAGTTCAACCATCAGCCGGCCGGCGTGTATACGCTGCGCGCCAAGACGGACGGTGGCCTCGATGTTCGTCGTATCATCAAGGAATAA